From a single Zygotorulaspora mrakii chromosome 2, complete sequence genomic region:
- the NAM2 gene encoding leucine--tRNA ligase NAM2 (similar to Saccharomyces cerevisiae NAM2 (YLR382C); ancestral locus Anc_4.236) produces the protein MLKGLLPLERHFHTTSRAAKVSRLIEIGEKWKEKTLKGTPSLFRDDANKNIYILSMFPYPSGILHIGHLRVYAISDSLNRFYQQKGYNVIHPMGWDAFGLPAENAAIERNIDPSVWTAHNIEKMKSQMGNMLANFNWERELTTCHPDYYKFTQLIFLKLFKNGLAYQKESEINWDPIDKTVLANEQVDSQGKSWRSGAIVEKKLLKQWFLGITNFAHDLRSDLKALKNWPSKVKAMQNNWIGESAGSDIMFETNDPQFNFIKVFTTRAETLFSVEYLALSLGHPIVKKRASSSSAFEAQVESAQALDEDSKKGFLIPDITAFNPLTKKKIPVYVASYVLDNYGHGAVMGCPAHDDRDFLFWKENNGESPIIPCLAPYPSTTQSNELPFISQEAVMSKGTGEYEGLFSTEARIRITNKLQGMSLGENVILYKLRDWLISRQRYWGTPIPIVHCDHCGPVPVPESELPVVLPEVKGLNSKGNPLSQIPEFVNTKCPSCGEPAKRETDTMDTFMDSSWYFFRFLDPNNDKLPFSYDKATKNMPVDLYIGGVEHAILHLLYSRFISKFLASIGMWDGTQLKNEPFKRLVTQGMVHGKTFVNPQSGRFLKPDEIECTSDSEKPFLIKGTEIEPKISHEKMSKSKYNGADFNECIAKHGPDATRAHILFQAPIEDVLNWDENKIIGVERWLLKTMTLASSISQKGSFKLEYQIPSDLNQAEAMFHNAIQKLLSSITNSFERYLSLNTVISDYMKLTNLLDGAMRNGQVREEMLMLNLKKLATVMYPVVPSVSEELTEIINKSQNWEWNQYKWISVEPTMESKEKSFQIVVNGRMKFMHVADKDFIKGNRDVILSQLMALPEGKKYLSNKRIKKLIMKNNVISFILDKK, from the coding sequence ATGCTTAAAGGGTTACTACCGCTGGAGAGGCATTTCCATACCACCAGCAGAGCAGCTAAAGTCTCTAGATTAATCGAAATCGGCGAAAAgtggaaagaaaaaacacTCAAAGGGACGCCATCATTGTTCCGAGATGATGCtaataaaaatatttatatattatCGATGTTTCCATATCCATCTGGTATACTGCATATTGGGCATTTGAGAGTATATGCTATCAGTGATTCGTTGAATAGATTTTACCAGCAGAAAGGTTACAACGTTATTCATCCCATGGGATGGGACGCATTCGGATTACCTGCTGAAAATGCTGccattgaaagaaatattgaTCCCTCTGTCTGGACAGCGCATaatattgagaaaatgaaaagtcAAATGGGCAATATGCTAGCGAATTTCAATTGGGAGAGAGAGCTTACTACATGTCATCCCGACTACTATAAATTTACTCAACTCATATTCTTAAAATTATTTAAGAATGGCTTAGCGTATCAGAAAGAGTCTGAAATCAATTGGGATCCAATTGATAAGACTGTCTTGGCGAATGAACAAGTGGACTCTCAAGGAAAATCGTGGAGATCGGGAGCAATTGTGGAGAAGAAATTATTAAAGCAGTGGTTCCTAGGAATAACAAATTTTGCTCATGATTTGCGAAGTGACTTGAAGGCACTGAAAAACTGGCCATCAAAGGTGAAAGCAATGCAAAATAATTGGATCGGCGAATCAGCGGGCAGTGATATTATGTTTGAAACTAACGATCCtcaattcaattttattaaGGTGTTTACAACAAGGGCAGAAACTCTTTTCAGCGTCGAATATCTAGCGCTTTCATTGGGTCATCCTATCGTTAAGAAACGCGCATCGTCAAGCAGTGCGTTTGAAGCCCAGGTAGAATCTGCTCAAGCCCTAGATGAAGATTCCAAAAAGGGTTTTCTTATTCCAGATATTACAGCATTCAATCCattaacaaaaaaaaaaatacctGTTTATGTGGCCTCCTATGTTTTGGACAATTATGGGCACGGTGCGGTCATGGGATGCCCTGCCCATGATGATAGAGACTTCCTGTTTTGGAAGGAAAACAACGGCGAGTCACCTATAATACCCTGCCTCGCCCCATATCCGAGTACCACACAATCGAATGAGTTACCTTTTATTTCACAGGAGGCGGTTATGTCGAAAGGTACTGGAGAATATGAAGGCCTATTTTCCACCGAGGCGAGAATAAGAATTACAAACAAATTACAAGGGATGAGTTTAGGTGAGAATGTTATACTTTACAAGCTAAGAGACTGGTTGATAAGTAGGCAGAGATACTGGGGAACGCCGATACCGATTGTACATTGCGACCATTGTGGGCCTGTTCCTGTTCCTGAAAGTGAATTACCGGTTGTTCTTCCTGAAGTGAAGGGTCTGAACTCGAAGGGAAATCCATTATCTCAGATTCCGGAGTTTGTTAACACAAAGTGTCCTTCTTGTGGTGAACCTGCAAAAAGAGAAACTGATACAATGGATACTTTTATGGATAGCTCATGGTATTTTTTCAGGTTTCTTGACCCAAATAATGATAAACTTCCTTTCAGTTACGATAAAgcaacaaaaaatatgccTGTCGATCTCTACATTGGTGGTGTCGAGCATGCGATCTTGCATCTTCTATACTCGAGATTCATCTCAAAGTTCTTGGCTTCTATTGGAATGTGGGACGGAacacaattgaaaaatgagcCATTCAAGCGATTAGTAACTCAAGGCATGGTGCATGGAAAAACATTTGTAAACCCTCAAAGTGGCCGCTTTTTGAAACCTGATGAGATAGAATGTACAAGTGACTCAGAAAAACCATTTCTCATAAAAGGGACAGAAATTGAGCCAAAAATATCACATGAGAAAATGTCCAAATCCAAATACAATGGTGCTGATTTCAATGAATGCATTGCAAAACATGGTCCTGATGCAACGAGGGCCCATATTTTATTCCAAGCCCCGATAGAGGATGTTCTCAACTGggatgaaaataaaatcatCGGTGTTGAACGTTGGTTGCTCAAGACCATGACTTTAGCATCGAgcatttctcaaaaaggATCATTTAAATTAGAGTATCAGATTCCGTCTGATCTGAACCAGGCAGAAGCTATGTTTCACAATGCGATACAAAAGCTGCTGAGTTCGATCACCAACtcatttgaaagatatctgTCTCTTAATACTGTGATTTCGGACTATATGAAGCTAACAAACCTTCTAGATGGCGCGATGAGAAATGGTCAGGTCAGAGAAGAAATGTTGATGCttaatttgaaaaagcttGCAACAGTAATGTATCCTGTTGTCCCATCAGTATCCGAAGAACTTACTGAAATAATTAATAAAAGTCAAAATTGGGAATGGAATCAATACAAATGGATCTCGGTAGAACCAACAATGGAGTCTAAggaaaaaagttttcaaattgtaGTGAACGGAAGAATGAAATTCATGCACGTCGCAGACAAAGACTTCATAAAAGGCAATAGAGATGTGATTCTGTCCCAATTGATGGCTCTTCCTGAAGGTAAAAAATACCTATCCaataaaagaatcaagaaacttattatgaaaaataaCGTCATTAGTTTCATTCTAGATAAGAAGTGA
- the SMC6 gene encoding DNA repair protein SMC6 (similar to Saccharomyces cerevisiae SMC6 (YLR383W); ancestral locus Anc_4.237), with the protein MILNNNKRPPDFEEELHSLASEYDNAKQVNKKRRYQYAQMTQYPETNESSNEDLNGDISELSPAGYIKKILLKNFMCHEHFELQLGPRLNFIVGSNGSGKSAILTAISICLGAKASDTNRGTALKDLIREGCSTAKITLHLDNENHGSYHQESFGSEIIIERALKKNGTTSFSIKSVCGKEISSKKKDVQAIVDYFSVPLNNPMCFLSQDAARSFLTASTPYDKYSHFMKGTLLQEISTHLDQARTIHNNAQDNLALHLKNLNGLKQEYEDARKLLRELNETTDLNQKKRSLQGKSLWIDVKINTKSCEKLKDEIKLLEIKSKEVATKIEVRREKIESHLNSKRETEAEVETKVLLVAEKDNAHQEARRVLKDIKLKYENEKRNQLEVETNIGRCKSNLETLENTISHLKGELERETGGDKDRLRGDLSLLEAQNEQLEKNLGSLSTTLQDLRIEERRLNEERRSAVNNLQQSLGRRKTNLHRISQGEDNFLTNFDENMPSLLHTIERRSNEFVTPPIGPLGAFVTVKTGFEKWARCVQRAVSSTLSAFVVTNHRDNKLLHELIRSCRIRANIPVITYRLNKFDYSNGKAQCPHPTISDVIEFSKDEAEYVFIDQNRIEKIVLIEDKNDARNFLRKQPRNVNMALALRDQRSGFQISGGYRLDTMDYQERIRLKVGSSDDATKYIQDLIQQEESEIQATQDNFEQRLTHISSKIVSVDQEYRSIKKERQKNNMKIAEIKMNIGKEVDTGILESKINEKKSQEQAIAGYEATMEELSKRMDQISEEVHPLREDYERSKTSLLAAQEELRQLKEDTNTHHRKVEKYNDDIGAYESRIKVYTENIDRLKENVKILEDGIKSQMRDAEDFCSKEQSEDSELPNDQFEIRRQLEKISNMILRAKKTMGLSQQEIVKLFENARDKYREGQERYSAIDKALNMLYKSIQERLQNLQSSRRTTCLDADLDFRSSLRVRNFSGNLNFDNPNKSLNIFILTSNDTKARNVDTLSGGEKSFSQMALLLATWKPMRSRIIALDEFDVFMDQVNRKIGTKLIMEKLKDSARTQTIIITPQDIGKIADVDSSGVSIHKMRDPQRQNNSNYYS; encoded by the coding sequence atgatccttaacaacaataaacGACCTcctgattttgaagaggaGTTGCATTCACTTGCTTCTGAGTATGATAATGCTAAACAAGTCAATAAAAAGAGACGTTATCAGTATGCACAGATGACTCAATATCCTGAGACCAATGAGAGCTCCAATGAAGATTTAAATGGAGATATCTCAGAACTGTCACCTGCTGGCtacattaaaaaaattttattaaaaaatttcatgTGTCACGAACATTTTGAATTACAATTAGGCCCGCGGCTAAATTTTATAGTAGGTAGTAATGGAAGTGGCAAGAGCGCTATATTGACTGCTATATCTATTTGTCTAGGTGCGAAAGCAAGTGATACCAATAGAGGTACTGCTCTTAAAGACTTAATCCGTGAGGGATGCAGCACAGCGAAGATCACTTTACACTTGGATAACGAGAATCATGGCTCTTATCACCAGGAAAGTTTTGGCAGtgaaatcattattgaGAGGGCcctaaaaaaaaatggaaccACCTCATTCTCTATAAAATCAGTATGTGGGAAGGAGATAAgtagtaaaaaaaaagatgttcaGGCAATTGTTGACTATTTTTCTGTGCCACTCAATAATCCAATGTGTTTTTTATCACAGGATGCTGCTAGATCTTTTTTGACAGCTAGTACACCCTACGACAAATATAGCCATTTCATGAAGGGAACTCTGCTACAGGAAATATCCACCCATTTAGACCAAGCTCGTACAATACACAACAATGCACAAGATAACCTGGCTTTACACCTAAAGAATCTCAACGGATTAAAACAAGAATATGAGGATGCGAGGAAGCTCCTTCGTGAATTGAACGAAACTACAGATttaaaccaaaaaaaaagaagccTACAAGGAAAATCACTTTGGATCGATGTAAAGATAAATACAAAATCGTGcgaaaagttgaaagatgagATAAAACTGCTCGAAATAAAGAGCAAAGAAGTAGCCACAAAGATTGAAGTACGAAGAGAAAAGATAGAAAGCCATCTTAATAGCAAACGTGAGACGGAAGCTGAAGTAGAAACCAAAGTGCTTTTAGtagcagaaaaagataatGCACATCAGGAAGCTCGTAGAGTTTTGAAGGATATAAAActgaaatatgaaaatgaaaagcGCAATCAGCTTGAAGTGGAAACAAATATAGGGCGCTGTAAAAGCAACTTGGAAACACTTGAAAATACTATCTCACACCTCAAAGGTGAATTAGAAAGAGAGACAGGTGGGGATAAAGACAGATTGAGAGGCGATTTGAGCCTCCTCGAAGCTCAGAATGAGCAGCTGGAAAAGAATCTTGGTTCATTATCGACAACTTTACAGGATTTACGAATAGAGGAACGGCGACTAAATGAGGAGCGAAGGAGTGCAGTTAATAACCTTCAGCAAAGTCTAGGGAGAAGGAAAACAAACTTGCACAGAATTTCTCAAGGTGAAGACAACTTTCTAACTAACTTTGACGAAAATATGCCATCTTTGCTGCACACTATAGAAAGAAGGTCAAATGAGTTCGTGACCCCTCCCATCGGTCCTCTGGGTGCATTCGTTACCGTCAAGACAGGATTTGAGAAATGGGCACGTTGTGTACAAAGAGCTGTTTCGTCAACGCTGAGCGCATTCGTCGTGACCAACCACAGAGATAATAAGCTACTGCATGAGTTGATACGATCTTGCCGCATCAGGGCCAACATACCTGTAATCACCTATCGACTTAATAAGTTTGATTACTCCAATGGAAAGGCACAGTGTCCTCACCCGACTATATCAGATgtaattgaattttcaaaagatgaagcTGAATATGTATTTATTGATCAGAATAGGATTGAGAAAATTGTATTGATAGAGGATAAGAATGATGCCAGAAATTTCTTGAGAAAACAGCCGCGCAACGTCAATATGGCACTCGCGCTAAGAGATCAGCGTTCCGGTTTCCAGATATCTGGCGGCTACCGGTTAGACACTATGGATTATCAAGAGAGAATCAGACTTAAAGTTGGTTCTTCGGACGACGCAACGAAGTACATACAGGATTTGATACAACAAGAAGAGTCCGAGATTCAAGCAACACAAGATAACTTTGAACAAAGACTCACTCACATTAGCTCAAAGATAGTATCTGTTGATCAGGAGTACAGGAGCATCAAGAAGGAACGGCAGAAAAACAACATGAAAATAGCAgagataaaaatgaatatagGCAAAGAAGTTGATACAGGGATCTTAGAATCtaaaatcaatgaaaagaagagcCAGGAACAAGCCATCGCTGGTTACGAAGCAACCATGGAAGAATTGAGTAAGAGGATGGATCAGATTAGTGAGGAAGTGCATCCTTTGAGGGAAGATTATGAACGGTCCAAAACTTCTCTTTTAGCAGCTCAGGAGGAACTACGGCAACTGAAAGAAGATACCAATACTCATCATCGTAaggttgaaaaatacaatgatGACATAGGCGCGTACGAGAGTCGAATAAAGGTTTATACCGAGAATATTGACAGGCTCAAGgaaaatgtcaaaattCTCGAAGATGGAATAAAAAGTCAGATGAGAGATGCTGAAGATTTTTGCTCCAAGGAGCAAAGCGAAGATTCTGAACTTCCAAACGATCAATTTGAGATAAGACGCCAATTagaaaaaatttccaaCATGATTTTAAGAGCAAAGAAGACAATGGGACTATCACAACAGGAGATTGTAAagttatttgaaaatgccaGAGATAAGTACAGGGAAGGTCAAGAAAGGTATTCTGCTATTGATAAGGCTCTCAACATGCTGTATAAATCCATACAAGAACGGTTACAAAATTTGCAGTCGTCAAGAAGAACTACATGTTTGGACGCAGATCTTGACTTTAGGTCTTCTCTGAGAGTCAGAAACTTTTCCGGAAACCTCAACTTCGATAATCCTAACAAAAGCCTGAacatttttattctcaCTTCCAATGACACCAAGGCTCGCAATGTTGACACGCTTTCTGGAGGGGAAAAGTCATTTTCTCAGATGGCATTGTTGCTCGCAACATGGAAACCTATGAGATCGCGAATAATTGCGCtcgatgaatttgatgtGTTCATGGATCAAGTTAATCGGAAAATTGGTACAAAGCTAATTATGGAAAAGCTAAAAGATTCAGCGAGAACCCAAACTATAATAATTACGCCCCAAGATATTGGGAAAATAGCAGATGTCGACAGTAGCGGTGTTAGTATCCACAAAATGCGAGATCCGCAGAGACAGAATAACTCGAACTACTACTCATAA
- the USO1 gene encoding Uso1p (similar to Saccharomyces cerevisiae USO1 (YDL058W); ancestral locus Anc_4.238) codes for MELLQGFMQPPKAQSVDETIPTLCDRVENATLIGDRRSAILGLKSFSREYRETVVALGLKPLLNTLKRDFVDEASVKAILETLLILFIRGDGTNDLTRSWISQQSRLQSGKYPSPLVMKQEMETVDQFSLWIADAITQSEEMVHLLIQLLETGNFHVRLYTIQILEALVATRPSRARTSITSLPTGVSTLVSLLDDAHEAVRDEIILLLMAVVNNSSHVQGLVAFENIFERLFSIIDEEGGLRGSIVVNDCLSLIHNILRYNTSNQTLFLETGNLPKLAHILNEPLQEESFFWNEQRIININTALDIVTLTVEPGTTKTEKHQNVLLESNVLMIVLRLVFFPNIPKKVRPVAVLAAADMVRGNKVSQREFSKIDVPYFDASLPADLIKADESDLVPVVDLLINWALYANSIHAFPTRVSAVELLKSYLKGNQEQQYKFIQEQITYYEKNGNADEIANRHSHFKCNLFEALFDYDPDLKLNPYKLYFTTDLFMYLFELDNEGNESLREMTRHMSTGNDLDGEEQLCSIQTLSELLITSLSSDDVRIPISYITILVFWLYGDQNAVNDFLSSKATIQSLLSFSYQIESEHDMTVKCLVTILLGVSYEFSSKDSPFPRKDYLEFITKTLGKDNYLSRIKQFKAESLFCKADAQANILDPSFDESGLPEVYFSSTFVSFFLDNYYRIKAALTHSPDEEPCSKITFEIFEEVQTRCLSLKEELKVLRLTSQKSSDSVEEQLSSLNEKYDSVLQEYESFKTKHSSLENQFQAATKELDNSKALIKTITEERNRLYESKEASFKDCEEKSDELTKIKLTLETLERELKGMRSEKEKAENGINKMNRELLLLTKDNEELQNRNKQLEKETGKQIYDLQKKGKQLESVLSKKDDSFKTVCAELEQTRELLKETKEQLVAETNEWKAKFQSHDSLVSKLTEKLKSLASSYRDMQTDRDDLQNQLSAISSRNEEQMVKLKGSLDNSMLKTEELASQNKQLNTDLQGLKDTHSQEVNSYSKKLSSVLKEMEILKENIHTLEVQLDAKQVEGVNNDATNRKLEETCAGMEKRIQNYERLIPPLESRCKELEKELQDSQLMSSSLQKEKFLMQSHLDELSNAYKTSVEKIKNLEKELAQNATSHEETVEGLNNTINELHGEASKLNVKWASMEEKMAAAENNVSQRTESELERLRTSKQDIEESCSVKDHEILNLKSESKNLETKVDSILDDLKREQSIKDQLQHQLEILKESKAEVEAEKKALIDENERSQRLLNNKEEQLKESSESFTSDLQKMKEKLNSKTKDMEGEIEHLRSELKNRSLEIEKERNLLKQGSDLVTQGLSDKVGKLEEMLNSEEQKMRKKSKELDVAKSLVEKLKSENKKLSVSSKTNIDNLQSSYENKEKDFLKVTEELQKLRVYEDDKACALQTQISVLNQTINENSEKEKSLKAQIAQNEQLINVSKNDAASLNVQMKLNEAELKTLKEKSSAAEMHIKTLTAEKEELNEKFKKETDKLMDNNGILEWKLQGLMEKIKYYNTAFRERQSFKDHVDIKDQDLTASHALGNGDETPAQADHFGLNNDILEDEVQYMARQLDHWRTVIEEKNVALKVSENLNESLSDVADALKKENASLKEQTQELLNVSENKNSSSEVDDLMLLVTDLDEKNAKYRAMLKQNGVNFSSDDDEEDEEDGEDNGDDDAENEDESEDNSDR; via the coding sequence ATGGAGTTGCTACAGGGCTTTATGCAGCCACCGAAGGCTCAGTCTGTAGATGAGACAATTCCGACCTTATGCGATAGGGTAGAGAACGCTACTTTGATTGGCGACAGAAGATCTGCTATATTGGGTTTAAAGTCGTTCAGTCGTGAATACAGGGAGACAGTAGTTGCTCTGGGGTTGAAACCTTTGCTGAATACTTTGAAAAGGGATTTCGTGGATGAGGCATCCGTGAAGGCGATCTTAGAGACGCTCTTAATTCTATTCATAAGAGGTGATGGAACAAATGACCTAACACGAAGCTGGATTTCGCAGCAGTCTCGTTTACAAAGCGGAAAATATCCTTCGCCATTGGTTATGAAGCAGGAGATGGAGACAGTAGATCAGTTTTCTCTTTGGATCGCCGATGCGATCACCCAGTCTGAAGAAATGGTGCATCTCTTGATTCAGCTGTTGGAGACAGGCAATTTCCACGTTCGATTATACACAATACAGATACTGGAAGCGCTTGTGGCGACTAGGCCTTCGAGAGCGAGAACTTCTATCACTTCTTTGCCAACAGGTGTATCTACTTTGGTTTCATTACTGGACGACGCTCATGAAGCGGTTAGAGATGAGATCATCTTATTGTTGATGGCAGTCGTGAATAATTCCTCGCATGTACAGGGTCTCGTTGCTTTTGagaatatatttgaaagattatTTTCTATCATTGACGAAGAAGGAGGACTTAGGGGCTCCATTGTCGTTAATGATTGCCTATCGCTAATCCACAACATCTTGAGATACAATACGTCAAATCAAACTTTATTTTTGGAAACTGGTAACTTGCCCAAACTTGCACATATCTTAAATGAGCCACTCCAGGAggaatcttttttttggaatgaGCAAAGAATTATTAACATCAATACAGCATTGGATATTGTGACTCTTACGGTTGAACCAGGTACTACCAAAACAGAAAAGCATCAAAATGTTTTATTAGAATCAAATGTTTTGATGATCGTGCTTAGGTTGGTCTTTTTTCCTAATATTCCAAAGAAAGTAAGGCCTGTTGCTGTTCTTGCGGCTGCTGATATGGTGAGAGGAAATAAAGTATCGCAAAGAGAATTTAGTAAGATTGATGTTCCCTACTTTGATGCCTCTTTACCTGCAGATCTCATCAAAGCTGATGAAAGTGATTTAGTTCCCGTAGTTGATCTCTTAATAAATTGGGCTCTATATGCAAATTCCATTCATGCTTTCCCAACAAGAGTATCAGCTGTTGAGTTACTTAAATCTTATCTCAAGGGTAATCAGGAGCAACAGTATAAATTCATACAAGAACAGATTACTTATTATGAAAAGAACGGTAATGCTGACGAAATCGCGAATAGACACAGTCATTTTAAATGTAACCTTTTCGAGGCACTATTCGATTACGATCCTGATTTAAAACTGAATCCTTATAAATTGTATTTTACGACAGATTTATTCATGTATCTATTCGAACTAGACAATGAAGGTAATGAATCGCTAAGAGAAATGACGCGTCATATGAGTACGGGGAATGATCTTGATGGGGAGGAACAGTTGTGCTCTATTCAAACTCTTAGTGAGTTACTTATTACATCACTGTCATCAGATGATGTCCGTATACCGATATCCTACATTACTATTCTGGTGTTTTGGTTGTATGGAGATCAGAATGCGGTTAATGATTTCCTTTCAAGTAAGGCGACGATCCAATCAttactttctttttcctaTCAGATTGAGAGTGAGCATGATATGACTGTAAAGTGTTTAGTCACCATCTTACTGGGTGTCTCGtatgaattttcatcgaaAGATTCGCCATTTCCAAGAAAAGACTATCTAGAATTCATTACTAAGACGTTAGGAAAGGATAATTATTTGTCTCGAATCAAGCAATTCAAAGCAGAGTCATTGTTTTGTAAGGCTGATGCACAGGCGAATATCTTAGACCCTAGCTTCGATGAAAGTGGCCTACCTGAAGTTTATTTTAGCTCCACTTTTGTCTCGTTCTTTCTCGATAACTACTACCGCATCAAAGCTGCATTAACACATAGCCCTGATGAAGAGCCATGTTCCAAAATTACATtcgaaatttttgaagaagtaCAGACTCGATGTTTAAGTCTGAAGGAAGAGCTAAAAGTTCTCAGATTAACAAGTCAAAAAAGTTCCGATTCTGTTGAGGAGCAACTGAGCAGCTTGAATGAGAAATATGATTCTGTTCTGCAAGAATatgaatctttcaaaacgAAACACTCCTCTTTGgaaaatcaatttcaggCGGCAACCAAAGAACTTGACAATTCAAAAGCTTTGATTAAAACGATTACCGAAGAGAGAAATCGACTCTATGAATCTAAAGAAGCATCTTTTAAAGATTGCGAGGAAAAATCAGATGAGCTCACAAAAATTAAACTCACACTGGAGACCCTAGAAAGAGAACTAAAGGGTATGAGAAgcgaaaaggaaaaggcAGAAAATGGTATAAACAAAATGAACCGGGAACTCCTTTTACTTACGaaagataatgaagaattgCAAAATCGAAATAAACAACTTGAGAAGGAAACAGGAAAACAGATATATGATCTGCAGAAAAAGGGAAAGCAGTTAGAGAGTGTTTTatccaaaaaagatgattcCTTCAAAACTGTGTGTGCTGAGCTAGAGCAAACTAGAGAATTGCTCaaggaaacaaaagaacaacTAGTGGCAGAAACTAATGAGTGGAAGGCaaagtttcaaagtcaTGATTCACTTGTTTCGAAATTAAcagaaaaattaaaaagtCTGGCAAGCAGCTACAGGGATATGCAGACTGATCGCGATGATCTCCAAAATCAGTTGTCCGCAATAAGTTCAAGGAACGAGGAACAGATGGTCAAACTTAAGGGTTCGCTTGATAATAGCATGCTGAAAACCGAGGAACTTGCATCTCAGAACAAGCAATTAAATACTGATCTTCAGGGTTTGAAAGATACCCATAGCCAAGAAGTTAATAGCTATAGCAAGAAGCTCTCATCTGTtttaaaagaaatggaGATACTCAAAGAGAATATCCATACTTTAGAGGTTCAGCTGGATGCAAAACAAGTCGAAGGAGTAAATAATGATGCCACCAACCGTAAATTAGAAGAGACCTGTGCAGGCATGGAAAAGCGTATTCAAAACTATGAAAGATTGATCCCTCCGCTAGAATCGCGTTGCAAAGAATTGGAGAAAGAACTGCAGGATTCACAACTTATGTCAtcttctcttcaaaaggaaaaatttttaatgcAGAGCCACTTAGATGAGCTATCGAATGCTTATAAAACTTCAGTtgagaagataaaaaatcttgaaaaggAACTTGCTCAGAACGCTACATCTCATGAAGAAACCGTAGAGGGATTAAATAATACTATCAATGAGTTACATGGAGAAGCTTCTAAACTGAATGTTAAATGGGCTAGtatggaagaaaaaatggctgCAGCTGAGAATAATGTTTCGCAAAGGACTGAAAGCGAGCTAGAAAGGCTCAGAACAAGCAAacaagatattgaagagaGCTGCAGCGTCAAGGACCatgaaatcttgaatttgaaatctgaatctaaaaatttggaaacgAAAGTGGATTCTATCTTGGATGATTTGAAACGTGAACAATCCATCAAGGATCAACTGCAGCACCAgcttgaaatcttgaaagaATCCAAAGCGGAAGTcgaagctgaaaaaaaagcattaATTGACGAAAATGAACGCTCACAAAGGCTTCTCAACAACAAAGAAGAACAACTCAAGGAGTCCAGTGAGTCCTTCACATCCGACTtgcaaaagatgaaagaaaagctcaattcaaaaacaaaggaCATGGAAGGTGAGATTGAGCATCTGCGGTcggaattgaaaaacagaaGCCtcgaaattgaaaaagagaggAATCTTTTGAAGCAGGGATCAGATTTGGTTACTCAGGGATTATCTGATAAAGTTGGGAAACTTGAGGAGATGCTGAATTCTGAAGAGCAAAAAATGCGcaaaaaatcgaaagaaCTTGATGTAGCCAAGAGCCTTGTCGAGAAGCTTAAGTCCGAGAATAAAAAGCTATCAGTTAGCAGTAAAACAAACATTGACAACTTGCAAAGCTCGTACGAGAACAAAGAGAAAGACTTCTTGAAAGTCACGGAGGAATTACAAAAACTCAGAGTTTATGAGGATGATAAAGCGTGTGCATTACAAACTCAAATAAGTGTGCTTAATCAAACtatcaatgaaaattccgagaaagagaaatcgCTTAAAGCACAAATTGCTCAAAATGAACAATTGATAAATGTTTCTAAAAATGACGCAGCTTCTTTAAATGTGCAGATGAAGCTTAATGAAGCAGAACTGAAAACCCTCAAAGAGAAGAGCAGTGCAGCAGAGATGCACATTAAGACGCTCACGGCAGAAAAGGAAGAGCTGaatgaaaagttcaaaaaagaaactgaCAAGCTAATGGATAATAACGGAATTCTTGAATGGAAGCTTCAGGGACTTATGGAAAAGATTAAATATTACAATACTGCGTTTCGAGAAAGACAAAGCTTCAAAGATCATGTGGACATCAAGGATCAAGATTTAACAGCTAGTCATGCTCTTGGGAATGGAGATGAAACACCGGCTCAAGCTGATCATTTTGGATTGAATAATGACATATTGGAGGATGAAGTGCAGTACATGGCAAGACAGCTCGATCATTGGAGGACTGTGAtagaggaaaaaaatgtcgCTTTGAAAGTGAGCGAGAATTTGAACGAGAGCTTAAGTGATGTGGCAGATGctctgaaaaaagaaaatgcttCACTGAAAGAGCAAACCCAAGAGCTCTTAAATGTTTCGGAAAATAAGAATTCAAGCTCCGAAGTAGACGATTTAATGCTTCTAGTAACAGAccttgatgaaaaaaatgcgAAGTATCGTGCAATGTTAAAGCAAAATGGAGTGAATTTTAGCTCTGAcgacgatgaagaagacgaagaagacGGAGAAGACAACGGAGATGATGATgctgaaaatgaagatgagagtGAAGATAATAGTGATAGATAA